From the Bacteroidota bacterium genome, the window GCGATAATGGGTATTGAAAAAATGAGTTTTTTCTGGTATTTAAAAAATATCAGTTGGCTTGCAATGATTGGTTTGTTAGCTGGCATAGTAGTATTTATCCTTCAGCAAAGTTTAGTTTAAAAAATTCCCATTTCTTATTAGTTTTGTCTTAACAAAAAAATTAAGGAATGAATACTTACAAAGCTTCAGGAATAGAACGAATACAATCGATTAAAGGAGTGGAACTAGCATCGTTTCACAAACGTGCTTTTGCTTTTATCCTGGATTTTATCATCCTGTCTGCAATATTTTTTCTGATCCTGTGGTTGTTTGATCCACAACTGCATACCTTTAGTTCTATAAAGAAGAAAAAGGAAATTCATTTTGGGTTCAACACCAATTGGTACAGTACCCTATGGATGCTACTCTATTTTGGATTGGGCACCTATTGGGGAAAAGGGAAGACTCCCGGCAAATGGATATTTGGGATCCGGACTATCTCCATCGTTCACGAACGGCTAACCTTATGGCACTGCATTGAACGTGCGTTAGGCTATGGCCTGTCCTTCCTGGAAGGTGGCTTCGGCTTTTTCCAATATTTTATCAATCCCGATAAAAGAACATTACATGATCGCACCGCAGAAACCATTGTGATTATTGATAGAAATAAAAGCTATAAAACAGAGTGCAAACAGTGAACGATATTTCTAATAATCCATAAATCCTTAGATAAATTTCAAAAACCAATTTCGGAAAATTCGACTTCTTGATATTTTAATTTCCTTCTTCTTAATCCGGAAAATATAATATGGACAAACTCAGCTTGCCCTGAACAAATGGAAAATGCACAAAATTTATTTTTAACCTTAACGAATATTTGCCCACCGGAATAGCCATTGCTGATTATAAACTTTTTCTTTATACAAGTCAAAGATCATTTCTATTCTTCTGATTTTTTTGTAACTTGTTTTTATATATGGCATTTACTTCTTTGTTCTTCAGAAAGTTTGTATTTATTAGCGAATATGTTTATCCCCTAAAAAACACAGGACCAGCAAGCTATAAGTAGGCAATATTCGATACCCATTAATGTTGAATTATTAAAAAAATACCTAAATGAAAAAACTGGAAAATAAGACAATTTTTATTACCGGTGGCTT encodes:
- a CDS encoding RDD family protein; this translates as MNTYKASGIERIQSIKGVELASFHKRAFAFILDFIILSAIFFLILWLFDPQLHTFSSIKKKKEIHFGFNTNWYSTLWMLLYFGLGTYWGKGKTPGKWIFGIRTISIVHERLTLWHCIERALGYGLSFLEGGFGFFQYFINPDKRTLHDRTAETIVIIDRNKSYKTECKQ